One Nicotiana tabacum cultivar K326 chromosome 23, ASM71507v2, whole genome shotgun sequence genomic window, tttctgggcaatattatcctactatttctaactgtttagtatatattgcagaacttgcaaatttgtttgctcatttttcagagggtggggaaatttataaatcgaatattaatgtataaatcttaagatgtatatatagtaaatcgaatataacttatatatcttaagatgtatatatagtatagtatagtatatatattataacgcattgctttgaatatctctttacaatatttttgtctttaaatttgaattaaaaaatttaggtgacaattctataatataatttactaggaattgccttagatatttttattaccatttttttctctaacttgtataaaaataatttaaaaaataaaaagtatctGTTGGGCCCGCttaggaccgtttaggcccgggaccggcccacttaatacgggaccgttagttcgtggtcccggtcccgaaCCGGTTCCAACAAGAAGCCCGCGAAACCCGGGACCGCTTAGGACCGGCCCGCCTAGGATCGGGCCCGCGAAGTCCACTTAGGATCGggcccggcccacatgccacccctaGCACCAGCATTAAAAGAGGCAGACTCTGAGGTAAATTGAGAGGTAGAGGACACTTGTCTTTGTTTCTCATCACTTAAGAGAATACTGTAAACATTATCCATGGAGGGAAGGGGCTTTATCATGAATGATGTTGCTGCGCACCTGAACATATACATCATTCAACCCCATCAAAAACTGGTAAACACGTTGCTCCTCCTCTGCCTTTACGCCACCACCACAAGTGCACTTACACTCAGAAATAGAAGCCAACTCATCCCAGAGTTGCTTTATTTTGTTGAAGTAAGTGACAATGTCAAGAGCACCCTGAGAAATGTGAGCTAGTTCCTTCTTTAGCTCAAAAACTTTAGCTCCATCAGCCTGCCCATACCTAGTCTCTAATTCCCTCCAAATATCCTTAGCATATTCAGAATATACGACTGTTCGATGGATTTGCTTAGTGACAGAGTTGGAAAGCCATGCAACAACTAAATTATTGCATCTCTGCCACTGTCGCATGAGAGGAGATCCCTCAGGAGGTTTCTCAACAGTCCCATGGATGAAATCCAGCTTGTTTCTAACGAAAAGGGCAGCCAACACGGATCGTCGCCAACTCCCACAACAAATCCCATCAAAGGGCTCAGAAACTAAAGAGCTTCCCAACAAATCAGAAGGATGAACATATAAAGGATGGCAAGGGTGAGTATAATCAGCAGGATGGAAAGGAAGACGGGTGTGTATTGGGGTAGTATCACTTGTAGTATCAGAAATAGACGAAGGCGAAAATGCAGCAGATATCACCATTAAAACCAAAACAATGCTAAAAAAAAATAATCCTAATGAAGAATCACAAGACAATAGGAGAAAATGAGACAGGATACCAACTCTTCTCGTAACCGGAGAAGGTACGGCCTTGAATTCGAAAGAACAATCACCAACAAACCCTAACACATGCAGTTTGGAGCTTGATGCGCAGAATTGAAGCAATAACCAGTGAAGAAGCGATAGTTATCGTATTGTGCAGAAGAGAAGACCGCAATATAGCTCGACCAGTAAAAAAATCCATCAATTTCGTCAGTTTCGTCGGAGATCGTAACGGTGATGAAATCCGATGAAGGTAACCTCGGAAGGAAAGGGAACACCGGATCTATGAGATTctgtggctctgataccatgtaaacATCAGTAATGGAGGTGAAATCGTACAGATGTAATTTAGGGTTTGAGagtgagagaggagaagctttacaTTATTCTGAGGTtgaagagaaggagaaaataaTCCGTTTCTCTACAAATGATAAGCCCAAAACAATATACACACATAACCCCACTTCCCCTCTAACCGACTTTGTAAATAATTACAAAAGAAAGATAAATGGGCCTGGCCCAATACAAATAATAACAAAACAAAGATATGGGCCTAACACTAATCAGGAGTGGGTGGTATATTTCTAACACGATTTCCTATTGGTATTAGTGGGTAATATTTACTGCTCCCTTCGAtccattttaattgattttgaaatccaccgtttaatattaattaacaataaaattaatcatattaaccttaatttctTCATTGGAATATAACAAATACAGGctatttactccaagggcaactttgaaaaaaagaagtcaattctttcttgatattgatatctaaaaaaatcaaatattgtaaatcacaaaaaagataaaaaaaaataaaaatcaattaaagtggaacGAAGGGAGTACGTAAAAATTATGTGAAATAGTCTTGTTATATTCTACCTTGTGAAATAAAACATCATATGTAAGcgagtagtttttttttaaaaaaaaaacattcaaGAAAATTCAGAGTAGATAAGAGAAAAGGATCAAGTAGCATGCTTATCGGTCATCATTGCACACTAGCTAGTCAATTATAATAAGAGTGTTTttcaattgattttttttttcttattgtaaCCTTGGTCAACAAAGATGTCAATTTAAGAACATAAAGCATAGAGAGGACAATTCATTTACTTTTCTTGCCAAACGATATATTagagtgtgtgtatgtgtgtgtatccTTTAAAAAACTTGTTTATGGATAACTTTGAGTTAATTTTAGTTAATACCTCCCTATGGATTgttttttatagaaaaaaaaaaaagaacagaaagaCAGCTAAAATCGTGGGAACATATTTAAATCAGCCCCAAAAGAAACGGAATTGTGTCAACGGCCATTTCAACTCTGAATTCCAAAGGAAGCAGCCTTTCCATTTTCTTCAGGTTGGCAAGAAAAATGCTAAAAAAACCCAACAATCTTCTAATAATATATGAAAAAACTAGCAGAAAATTTAACCTTAAAATACACTGgttcttttgtcatttttagatCAACCTACAATTTATCAGCCTTGGTAATTTAAATGTTACCATAGTTTGATCAAGTTTTGGATTGGCTGCCCTTAAATTTCATAAGCATTTTGGCCTGTCATTGTTAATAGTTTGATCGTATCCTCCCTTGTAAAgaaattttgatatatatatatatatatatatatatatatatatatatatatatttttctgaaAGAATAGATGACATAGTTTGATTGATCAGATTAAAAATGGGTTGGTGCTGAATTTCTATTTGATTCATTGCAATCTAATAGAATTCAGCATTTTCCCTTGTTCAAGGTGCCAATCCCATTTGTGACATGACTCAACAATTTTGCCAATTTTTGAAGGGCACTTTTTGTTAGGTATTTTTTTGTTGCTTTACATTTTTCAGATTAATCTTAATTATGTGGAGCTTCATATGATGCAATCTTATTGCTAGTCTTGTCTGCTTTAATGTTGAATTATAAGTTTTAATCCATGATTAATATCAAGATTCGCATGCGATGTTAATTTCTTTCTCATGAAATGCATTCTCTCTTCCTTTTTCAGATTAATTTCTTTCTGTCATGTGACCAGaaggtcacaggttcgagccgtggaaacagcctcttgcataaatgcagggtaaggcaacaatagacccttgtggtctggccctTCCCCAGactccgcgcatagcgggagcttagtgcaccgggctacaATGCATTCTCTACTAGTGTTGGTATTTTTAAGTATACCTAAATTTTCTATTTCAGGAGATGTTTTATTGAACTTTGTACATATAAATCTGCAGAATGGATCAATTCAGGCAGATTGGTGAGGTAGTAGGGAGCCTAAAAGCTCTAATGGTATTGAAACATGACATTCAAATAAATCAGAAGCAATGTTGTCTTCTATTGAACATGTATGTACAAGCTTTCGATACAATATCCGAGGGAATCAGACATAATTTAAAGTTAAAGGAGAGGAATACAAAGTGGAAAGCACTTGAGCATCCAATGAGAGAACTTCATAGGATCTTTAAGGAAGGCGAAATGTACATAAAAAGTTGTTTGGATGTGAAAGATTGGTGGGGAAAAGCCATAAGTTTACATCTCAATAGGGATTGTGTTGAGTTTCATATTCATAACTTGCTCTGTTGTTTCCCTGTTGTGATTGAGGCTATTGAGACAGCTGCAGAAATCTCTGGATTCGACGAGGAAGATATGCAGAAGAGAAGAACTGCACTCGCCAAGAAGTACGAGGGTGAAATGTGTGACCCGAGGTTTTTTCAGTGGATGTTTGGGAAACAATACTTAGTCACTAGAGAGATATGCAGTGAATTGGATAGTTGTTGGAAAGAAGATAAATGGTATCTTCTTGAAATGACAAggcaaaagaaaacagaaaatttgGCGATGAACGAGCAAAGGCTGGCAGATTTGTTGCTCAAGAAACTAGATGGATCAgaaaaactcaacaaaataatgcTCTTGCCTAGTTCAATCTTGATTGGAGCAAGCGATTATCATGTGAAAAGGCGTCTAGGATCGTGGGGTGGACATGTTAAGGAGATTAATTGGTTAGGAGAAACTTTTGGTTTGAGGAATTTCTTTGGGGAGCTAATTGAACCACTAGTTGATGAAATTTCTGTAGTGTTATCTCTTTCTCACCCCAATATTCTGCAATATCATTGTGGTTTTTATgatgaagaaaggaaagaagGGTACCTTGTTATGGAGCTAATGAACAAAAGTTTAGCCACTTACATAAAAGAGCATTCCGGCCAAAGGAAAAGAGGACCATTTCCTATCCCGGTTGCAGTTGATATTATGCTTCAGATTGCGAGAGGAATGGAGTATCTGCACACGAGAAAGATCTATCACGGAGAGTTGAATCCATCTAACGTGCTCCTCAAACCAAGAAATTCCTCCGCGGAGAGTTATTTTCATGCAAAAGTCAAAGGCTTCGGATTAGCCTCTATCAAGAGTAATTACAAGGCTGCCAATTCTAATGCTGCTGATTCTTTCATATGGTATGCACCAGAAGTTTTGGCAGAACAAGAGAAGTCGGAAAGCAAATGCACTTACAAGTACACAGAGAAAGCTGATGTCTATAGCTACGGGATGGTATGCTTTCAACTTTTAACGGGGAAAGCTCCATTCGATGAACATCTCCAAGGGGAGAAAATGGCGCGAAATATTAGAACAGGAGAGAGACCTCTCTTTTCATATCCTTCACCTAAATATCTCGCAAACTTGACCAGAAAATGCTGGCAAACAAATCCAAATCTTCGTCCTAGTTTCTCTTCTCTATGCAGAATCTTGCATTATATTAAGAAAGTCCTTGTCATAAATCCAGAACATGGCCAACCTGAATGTCCTCCTCCACTCGTAGACTATTATGAAATCGAGGCTGCTTATTCAAAGAAATTCCCGGGAGAGGATAGCACTAGTTTGGCCCCGGTGTCACAAATTCCTTTCCAGATGTTCGCTTATAGACTTGTTGAAAAAGAGAGAATTTCTGGAAACTCTAAAGAGAAGCACTGGGATTCATCACATTATGGTTTTTCGGGCCACAGGACAGCATCAATGCAGAGTGATGATGAACATATGGCTGCAATAGATGATCTCTTTTTCGCTCCAAGTGATCGAAGGTCAGTTTGCTCTGAGATAATAGAGAGGAAAGATTCAAGATTCTTGGATCAGAGGTCAGTCATCTCCGAGACACCACTTAGAAAAGTTTTCTCGTTCGATCAAATGTCACTTTGCTCTGAGAGTCCAGGAGAGAAATTTCCGATGGCAGTAGCTAATGAAAAGACAATTTTTGCTGATATTCCCGAAAGGGAAGCAATACTAACACAATCAGGCGATCAGCGCTCACCGCGGATTGATACACCCGAGAGGACCATTTCATCAATGAGAAAGAAccaaaagctgaagtttttggaaaaccaGGAGAATGCAATGTCTCCTAAAACGGGTGAGAGAAAAC contains:
- the LOC107788574 gene encoding uncharacterized protein LOC107788574 translates to MVISAAFSPSSISDTTSDTTPIHTRLPFHPADYTHPCHPLYVHPSDLLGSSLVSEPFDGICCGSWRRSVLAALFVRNKLDFIHGTVEKPPEGSPLMRQWQRCNNLVVAWLSNSVTKQIHRTVVYSEYAKDIWRELETRYGQADGAKVFELKKELAHISQGALDIVTYFNKIKQLWDELASISECKCTCGGGVKAEEEQRVYQFLMGLNDVYVQVRSNIIHDKAPSLHG
- the LOC107788578 gene encoding uncharacterized protein LOC107788578 isoform X1; amino-acid sequence: MHSLLVMDQFRQIGEVVGSLKALMVLKHDIQINQKQCCLLLNMYVQAFDTISEGIRHNLKLKERNTKWKALEHPMRELHRIFKEGEMYIKSCLDVKDWWGKAISLHLNRDCVEFHIHNLLCCFPVVIEAIETAAEISGFDEEDMQKRRTALAKKYEGEMCDPRFFQWMFGKQYLVTREICSELDSCWKEDKWYLLEMTRQKKTENLAMNEQRLADLLLKKLDGSEKLNKIMLLPSSILIGASDYHVKRRLGSWGGHVKEINWLGETFGLRNFFGELIEPLVDEISVVLSLSHPNILQYHCGFYDEERKEGYLVMELMNKSLATYIKEHSGQRKRGPFPIPVAVDIMLQIARGMEYLHTRKIYHGELNPSNVLLKPRNSSAESYFHAKVKGFGLASIKSNYKAANSNAADSFIWYAPEVLAEQEKSESKCTYKYTEKADVYSYGMVCFQLLTGKAPFDEHLQGEKMARNIRTGERPLFSYPSPKYLANLTRKCWQTNPNLRPSFSSLCRILHYIKKVLVINPEHGQPECPPPLVDYYEIEAAYSKKFPGEDSTSLAPVSQIPFQMFAYRLVEKERISGNSKEKHWDSSHYGFSGHRTASMQSDDEHMAAIDDLFFAPSDRRSVCSEIIERKDSRFLDQRSVISETPLRKVFSFDQMSLCSESPGEKFPMAVANEKTIFADIPEREAILTQSGDQRSPRIDTPERTISSMRKNQKLKFLENQENAMSPKTGERKLSSSVAAEQKLASHGISEKKNSSGDQILTSSEIQEKKLAPDDQKLVSCAIPEEKNSSDNQELGCNEIPEKKQLSTANVKPVRGDSAQRKTLSRRTKPKNPEKKVLSSPEANQSSMSSENSETTASKPINSKVSVKKATLHKKLQDKESSTAPEKLTDSSPRSSPARVKRIQSSTMSSPTQTPKTSSFPRSPAITSNGNGYGYQSASASPLNPCSRCARVNRECHLPSAMSPHRPRKPHSNSQ
- the LOC107788578 gene encoding uncharacterized protein LOC107788578 isoform X2, which codes for MDQFRQIGEVVGSLKALMVLKHDIQINQKQCCLLLNMYVQAFDTISEGIRHNLKLKERNTKWKALEHPMRELHRIFKEGEMYIKSCLDVKDWWGKAISLHLNRDCVEFHIHNLLCCFPVVIEAIETAAEISGFDEEDMQKRRTALAKKYEGEMCDPRFFQWMFGKQYLVTREICSELDSCWKEDKWYLLEMTRQKKTENLAMNEQRLADLLLKKLDGSEKLNKIMLLPSSILIGASDYHVKRRLGSWGGHVKEINWLGETFGLRNFFGELIEPLVDEISVVLSLSHPNILQYHCGFYDEERKEGYLVMELMNKSLATYIKEHSGQRKRGPFPIPVAVDIMLQIARGMEYLHTRKIYHGELNPSNVLLKPRNSSAESYFHAKVKGFGLASIKSNYKAANSNAADSFIWYAPEVLAEQEKSESKCTYKYTEKADVYSYGMVCFQLLTGKAPFDEHLQGEKMARNIRTGERPLFSYPSPKYLANLTRKCWQTNPNLRPSFSSLCRILHYIKKVLVINPEHGQPECPPPLVDYYEIEAAYSKKFPGEDSTSLAPVSQIPFQMFAYRLVEKERISGNSKEKHWDSSHYGFSGHRTASMQSDDEHMAAIDDLFFAPSDRRSVCSEIIERKDSRFLDQRSVISETPLRKVFSFDQMSLCSESPGEKFPMAVANEKTIFADIPEREAILTQSGDQRSPRIDTPERTISSMRKNQKLKFLENQENAMSPKTGERKLSSSVAAEQKLASHGISEKKNSSGDQILTSSEIQEKKLAPDDQKLVSCAIPEEKNSSDNQELGCNEIPEKKQLSTANVKPVRGDSAQRKTLSRRTKPKNPEKKVLSSPEANQSSMSSENSETTASKPINSKVSVKKATLHKKLQDKESSTAPEKLTDSSPRSSPARVKRIQSSTMSSPTQTPKTSSFPRSPAITSNGNGYGYQSASASPLNPCSRCARVNRECHLPSAMSPHRPRKPHSNSQ